In Candidatus Methylomirabilota bacterium, a genomic segment contains:
- a CDS encoding efflux RND transporter permease subunit, translating to IRIGGQLTKALYQYTLQSPDLTELYQWAPRLQERIRALPMLTDVNSDLQITSPQVVVNIDRDRASSLGVTADQIEDALYSAYGSRQVSTIYTPSNQYWVILELEPQYQRDPTALERLYVRSSSGRLIPLGAVATLTPGLGPLTVQHLGQLPAVTISFNTRPGVSLSDAVAQVQAVQRELGVPATLSTTFQGTAQAFQDSLRGQGMLLLITVLVIYLVLGVLYESFIHPLTILSGLPSAGAGALLTLMLFGAELNVYGFVGMIMLVGIVKKNAIMMIDFALEAERAGAAPAQAIYQGCLLRFRPIMMTTMAALLGALPIALGIGAGADARRPLGLAVVGGLLVSQLLTLYITPVLYLYMESVQKHLAAHPVSRIFFWRRARYGPQPSPAVQS from the coding sequence GATCCGGATCGGCGGCCAGCTCACCAAGGCGCTCTACCAGTACACGCTCCAGAGCCCGGACCTCACCGAGCTCTACCAGTGGGCCCCGCGCCTCCAGGAGCGCATCCGCGCGCTCCCGATGCTGACCGACGTCAACTCGGATCTGCAGATCACGAGCCCCCAGGTGGTCGTCAACATCGACCGCGACCGGGCGTCGTCGCTGGGCGTGACGGCCGACCAGATCGAGGACGCGCTCTACAGCGCCTACGGCTCGCGCCAGGTCTCGACCATCTACACGCCGTCCAACCAGTACTGGGTCATTTTAGAATTGGAGCCGCAGTACCAGCGGGATCCCACGGCCCTGGAGCGGCTCTACGTGCGCTCGAGCAGTGGGCGCCTGATCCCGCTGGGCGCGGTGGCCACGCTGACGCCCGGGCTGGGACCGCTCACGGTGCAGCACCTGGGCCAGCTGCCCGCGGTCACCATCTCGTTCAACACCAGGCCGGGCGTGTCCTTGAGCGATGCCGTGGCCCAGGTGCAGGCGGTCCAGCGGGAGCTGGGGGTGCCCGCGACGCTGAGCACCACCTTCCAGGGCACGGCCCAGGCCTTCCAGGACTCGCTGCGCGGGCAAGGGATGCTCCTGCTCATCACCGTCCTCGTCATCTACCTGGTGCTGGGCGTGCTCTACGAGAGCTTCATTCACCCCCTCACCATCCTCTCGGGCCTGCCCTCGGCCGGCGCCGGAGCGCTGCTCACGCTGATGTTGTTCGGGGCCGAGCTGAACGTCTACGGATTCGTCGGGATGATCATGCTCGTCGGCATCGTGAAGAAGAACGCCATCATGATGATCGACTTCGCGCTGGAGGCCGAGCGGGCGGGGGCCGCACCGGCCCAGGCGATCTATCAGGGCTGCCTGCTGCGCTTCCGGCCGATCATGATGACGACCATGGCGGCGCTGCTCGGGGCCTTGCCCATCGCGCTCGGCATCGGGGCCGGCGCCGACGCCCGGCGCCCGCTGGGCCTGGCCGTGGTCGGCGGCCTGCTCGTCTCCCAGCTGCTCACCCTCTACATCACGCCCGTCCTCTACCTCTACATGGAGTCGGTCCAGAAGCACCTGGCCGCGCACCCCGTCTCGCGCATCTTCTTCTGGCGCCGGGCGCGGTACGGCCCGCAGCCGAGCCCCGCCGTCCAGTCCTGA
- a CDS encoding alpha/beta hydrolase, with protein sequence MADPGLEPIVGRYLRLTLQSRPHRLYFEEAGQGIPLVCLHTAGSDGRQFRHLMTDEAITRHFRVLAFDMPRHGKSLPPVGWQDDEYRLTAAGYVEMIRSFCQALSLERPVVLGCSIGGKIVLHLARDHAPEFRALIGLEAADYQAPWYDDTGWLHRPDVHGGEVSAALMSGLIAPQSPSEARWETLWGYMQGGSGVFKGDLYFYRVDSDLRGQLGGVDTARCPLYLLTGEYDFSCTPDDTARTAAQIPGVKLTVMEGLGHFPMSENPDRFRRYILPVLDEIRALK encoded by the coding sequence GTGGCTGACCCCGGGCTGGAGCCCATCGTGGGACGGTATCTGCGCCTCACGCTGCAATCGCGGCCGCACCGGCTCTACTTCGAGGAGGCCGGACAGGGCATCCCGCTGGTGTGTCTGCACACCGCTGGCTCCGACGGGCGCCAGTTCCGCCATCTGATGACCGACGAGGCGATCACCCGGCACTTCCGCGTGCTGGCGTTCGACATGCCCCGGCACGGCAAGTCGCTGCCGCCCGTCGGCTGGCAGGACGACGAGTACCGGCTCACCGCCGCGGGGTACGTCGAGATGATCCGCAGCTTCTGCCAGGCGCTGAGCCTGGAACGGCCCGTCGTCCTCGGTTGCTCGATCGGGGGCAAGATCGTGCTCCACCTGGCGCGCGATCACGCCCCCGAGTTCCGGGCGCTGATCGGCCTCGAGGCGGCCGATTATCAGGCCCCGTGGTACGACGACACCGGGTGGCTCCACCGGCCCGATGTCCACGGCGGCGAGGTGAGCGCCGCGCTCATGTCCGGGCTCATCGCTCCCCAGAGCCCCAGCGAGGCGCGCTGGGAAACCCTGTGGGGGTACATGCAGGGCGGCTCCGGCGTGTTCAAGGGCGACCTGTACTTCTACCGGGTCGACTCCGATCTGCGCGGCCAGCTCGGCGGTGTCGACACGGCGCGCTGCCCCCTCTACCTCCTCACCGGAGAGTACGATTTCTCGTGCACGCCGGACGACACCGCGCGCACGGCCGCACAGATCCCGGGCGTCAAGCTGACGGTCATGGAGGGGCTGGGCCACTTTCCGATGAGCGAGAATCCCGACCGGTTCCGGCGGTATATTCTACCGGTCCTGGACGAGATCCGGGCGCTGAAGTAA
- a CDS encoding 3-oxoacyl-ACP reductase family protein: MRLKDKVVIITGGAQGIGRAYCLGAATEGARVVVADIADPTSTVKDIEALGAQALGVVCDVSREGDTQRLATETLARFGRIDVLVNNAAVYGTLKRRPFMEIPVEEWDRVMAVNLRGLFLASRAVFPTMKAQGKGKIINIASSTFFKGVPHYIHYTTSKGGVVGFTRSLARELGEFGIRVNAISPGFTLSGENEKNISEERKQENIRMRMLKRAEVPEDIVGTLIFLASDDSDFITGQTILVDGGGGVH, from the coding sequence ATGCGGCTCAAGGACAAAGTCGTCATCATCACCGGCGGCGCCCAGGGGATCGGCCGGGCCTATTGCCTGGGCGCGGCGACGGAGGGAGCACGCGTCGTGGTGGCCGACATCGCCGACCCCACGTCCACCGTCAAGGACATCGAGGCCCTAGGCGCCCAGGCGCTGGGCGTCGTCTGCGACGTCTCCCGCGAGGGGGACACGCAGCGCCTGGCCACCGAGACCCTGGCCCGGTTCGGCCGCATCGACGTCCTGGTGAACAACGCCGCCGTCTACGGCACGCTCAAGCGCCGACCGTTCATGGAGATCCCGGTGGAGGAGTGGGACCGGGTGATGGCGGTCAACCTCCGCGGGTTGTTCCTCGCCTCGCGGGCCGTGTTCCCGACCATGAAGGCTCAGGGCAAGGGCAAGATCATCAACATCGCGTCGTCCACGTTCTTCAAGGGCGTGCCGCACTACATCCACTACACGACCTCCAAGGGCGGCGTGGTGGGGTTCACGCGGTCCCTGGCCCGGGAGCTCGGCGAGTTCGGCATCCGGGTCAACGCCATCTCGCCCGGGTTCACCCTGAGCGGCGAGAACGAGAAGAACATCTCCGAGGAGCGCAAGCAGGAGAACATCCGCATGCGGATGCTCAAGCGCGCCGAGGTCCCCGAGGACATCGTGGGCACGCTGATCTTCCTGGCCTCGGATGACAGCGACTTCATCACCGGGCAGACCATCCTCGTGGACGGCGGCGGCGGCGTGCACTGA
- a CDS encoding xanthine dehydrogenase family protein molybdopterin-binding subunit has product MSEPVKAEKFAIGQSVMRLEDPRLVQGLGRYSEDWSLPRQAHAVVVRSPHAHADIRGIDTAAARAAPGVVAVFIGADLVADGVGTLPTDRLRKRRDGSPAFPTPRAALAHRRARHVGDPVALVVAETREQAIDAAELVAVDYAARPAVADAADALRPGAPAVWDEASDNVAFVWEAGSREAVARVFEGAAHVTRLDFVVTRVAAAPLEPRAATGEWDRRAGRYTLYTGIQGPHIVRGLLADILKVPHSQMRVVTAEVGGSFGMRNGVYPEMVLVLWAARRLGRPVKWASHRREGFVSDEAGRDNVSTAELALDANGKFLGLRVGIALNVGAYLTQRSAGPGTNNVGGLAGVYTTPAIHVQTTGVFTNTTPTGPYRGAGRPEATYAIERVIDVAAGELKIDPLELRRRNLIPSTAMPFRTGLVFTYDCGDFARGMGMALSLADQAGFETRRAEARQRGKLRGLGIANPIEVAGGPYSGPNPDTARVCVNADGSVTLYTGSTSMGQGNETAFAQIVADRLGVPPERIQVLWGDSDLLGAGRGNGGSGALTVGGSAVVRATEKIIERGRRIAAHLLEAATEDVVFRDGRFLVAGTDKGVALAAVARTAYQPRQMPAGMETGFSETAAFAAPAVTFPNGCQVCEVEIDPETGVVSIVRHTVVDDVGTMINPMLVKGQIHGGVVQGLGQGLFEVLAYDRETAQLLAGSFMDYAMPRADDVPAFDVDSYEVPTKINPLGAKGVGEAGTVGALPALLNAVNDALAPFGVRHLDMPVTPERVWRALREAR; this is encoded by the coding sequence GTGAGTGAGCCGGTCAAGGCCGAGAAGTTCGCCATCGGGCAGTCGGTGATGCGCCTGGAAGACCCCCGCCTGGTGCAGGGGCTGGGACGATATTCCGAAGACTGGAGCCTGCCCCGCCAGGCCCACGCCGTCGTCGTGCGCTCCCCGCACGCCCACGCCGACATCCGGGGCATCGACACGGCGGCGGCCCGGGCGGCCCCCGGCGTCGTGGCCGTCTTCATCGGCGCCGACCTCGTGGCCGACGGCGTCGGCACGCTGCCGACCGACCGCCTGCGCAAGCGGCGCGACGGCTCCCCGGCCTTCCCCACGCCCCGCGCGGCGCTGGCCCACCGGCGGGCCCGGCACGTGGGTGACCCGGTCGCGCTGGTCGTGGCCGAGACCCGCGAGCAGGCGATCGACGCCGCCGAGCTGGTCGCCGTCGACTACGCGGCGCGCCCGGCCGTCGCCGACGCGGCGGACGCGCTGCGGCCGGGGGCGCCCGCGGTCTGGGACGAGGCGTCGGACAACGTCGCCTTCGTGTGGGAAGCCGGCTCGCGCGAGGCCGTGGCCCGCGTCTTCGAGGGTGCGGCCCACGTGACGCGGCTCGACTTCGTCGTCACCCGTGTGGCCGCAGCCCCGCTGGAGCCGCGCGCCGCCACCGGCGAGTGGGACCGGCGCGCCGGGCGCTACACCCTGTACACGGGCATCCAGGGCCCGCACATCGTGCGGGGGCTGCTCGCCGACATCCTGAAGGTCCCGCACAGCCAGATGCGCGTCGTGACGGCCGAGGTGGGCGGCAGCTTCGGGATGCGCAACGGCGTCTATCCCGAGATGGTGCTGGTGCTGTGGGCGGCGCGCCGGCTGGGTCGGCCGGTGAAGTGGGCGTCGCATCGCCGCGAGGGGTTCGTCAGCGACGAGGCCGGGCGCGACAACGTGTCGACGGCGGAGCTGGCCCTGGACGCCAACGGCAAGTTCCTGGGCCTGCGCGTGGGCATCGCCCTCAACGTCGGCGCCTACCTCACCCAGCGCAGCGCGGGGCCGGGCACGAACAACGTGGGGGGGCTGGCCGGCGTGTACACCACGCCGGCCATCCACGTGCAGACCACCGGCGTCTTCACGAACACGACGCCCACGGGCCCCTATCGTGGTGCCGGCCGGCCCGAGGCCACCTACGCGATCGAGCGCGTGATCGACGTGGCGGCCGGCGAGCTGAAGATCGACCCGCTCGAGCTACGCCGCCGCAACCTGATCCCCTCCACCGCCATGCCCTTCAGGACCGGCCTGGTGTTCACCTACGACTGCGGGGATTTCGCGCGCGGCATGGGCATGGCCCTGTCGCTCGCCGATCAGGCCGGCTTCGAGACGCGCCGCGCCGAGGCGCGGCAGCGCGGCAAGCTGCGCGGGCTCGGCATCGCCAACCCCATCGAGGTCGCCGGCGGTCCCTACAGCGGCCCCAACCCCGACACGGCCCGGGTGTGCGTCAATGCCGACGGGTCGGTCACGCTCTACACCGGCTCGACGTCGATGGGCCAGGGCAACGAGACCGCCTTCGCCCAGATCGTGGCCGACCGGCTGGGCGTGCCGCCCGAGCGCATCCAGGTCCTCTGGGGCGACAGCGATCTGCTCGGCGCTGGACGCGGCAACGGCGGCTCGGGCGCCCTCACGGTGGGCGGCTCCGCGGTGGTGCGGGCGACCGAGAAGATCATCGAGCGGGGCCGTCGGATCGCCGCCCACCTGCTGGAGGCCGCCACCGAGGACGTCGTGTTCCGCGACGGCCGCTTCCTCGTGGCCGGCACCGACAAGGGCGTGGCCCTCGCCGCCGTAGCCAGGACCGCCTATCAACCGCGCCAGATGCCGGCCGGAATGGAGACCGGGTTCAGCGAGACGGCGGCCTTCGCGGCGCCCGCCGTGACCTTCCCCAACGGCTGCCAGGTGTGCGAGGTCGAGATCGACCCCGAAACGGGCGTCGTGAGCATCGTGCGCCACACCGTGGTCGACGACGTCGGCACCATGATCAACCCCATGCTGGTCAAGGGCCAGATCCACGGTGGCGTGGTCCAGGGCCTGGGTCAAGGCCTGTTCGAGGTCCTCGCCTACGACCGGGAGACGGCGCAACTCCTGGCCGGCTCGTTCATGGACTACGCCATGCCGCGGGCCGACGACGTCCCCGCCTTCGACGTGGACTCGTACGAGGTCCCCACGAAGATCAACCCGCTGGGAGCCAAGGGTGTGGGGGAGGCCGGCACGGTGGGCGCGCTGCCGGCCCTGCTCAACGCAGTCAACGACGCGCTGGCCCCGTTCGGCGTCCGCCACCTCGACATGCCGGTGACGCCAGAGCGGGTCTGGCGCGCGCTCCGGGAGGCCCGCTAG
- a CDS encoding acyl-CoA thioester hydrolase/BAAT C-terminal domain-containing protein, protein MSRQSAIDPERVVITEPVPGSTIPVQLMYVPTLDGLYTPIGLRRPPGDGRAPIVLLASGNGGGGMPWVREAVRNRGYIMDRLLDAGYAVAWLRYRAEVELGYNKGGRLVEDIRQGRQLLNRSPLEYEDEIDVITFVKTLPFVDPDRVGLAGVSHGGEMIFKIASEYPGVAAGVACEPANHEFLDLTPDATAHVKPQTQMRDIEEMQMREVQKVRARINERVARERIRGIRTPILVLGRDTDHLQGIFRVSYDLLREEGKTAEWASYDHPLHGYLFPFRGADGAYAVDRAQEAAIDLAIDFFRRQMK, encoded by the coding sequence ATGAGCCGGCAATCCGCCATCGATCCCGAGCGCGTCGTCATCACCGAGCCGGTGCCGGGCTCGACCATCCCCGTGCAGCTCATGTACGTGCCCACGCTGGATGGCCTCTATACGCCCATCGGCCTGCGGCGCCCGCCCGGCGACGGCCGTGCGCCGATCGTGCTGCTGGCCTCCGGCAACGGCGGCGGCGGAATGCCGTGGGTGCGGGAGGCCGTGCGCAACCGTGGCTACATCATGGACCGGCTGCTGGACGCGGGGTACGCGGTCGCCTGGCTGCGCTACCGCGCCGAGGTCGAGCTCGGCTACAACAAGGGCGGCCGTCTGGTGGAGGACATCCGCCAGGGACGCCAGCTGCTCAACCGCTCGCCGCTGGAATACGAGGACGAGATCGACGTCATCACGTTCGTCAAGACGCTGCCCTTCGTGGACCCGGACCGCGTGGGGCTGGCCGGCGTGAGCCACGGTGGCGAGATGATCTTCAAGATCGCCAGCGAGTACCCTGGCGTCGCCGCCGGCGTGGCCTGCGAGCCGGCCAACCACGAGTTCCTCGACCTCACCCCCGACGCCACCGCGCACGTCAAGCCCCAGACCCAGATGCGTGATATCGAGGAGATGCAGATGCGCGAGGTGCAGAAGGTGCGAGCGCGCATCAACGAGCGGGTAGCCCGCGAGCGCATCCGCGGCATCCGCACCCCCATCCTGGTTCTGGGTCGCGACACGGATCACCTGCAGGGGATCTTCCGCGTGAGCTACGACCTCCTGCGGGAGGAGGGCAAGACCGCCGAGTGGGCCTCCTACGACCACCCCCTGCACGGCTACCTCTTCCCGTTCCGCGGCGCCGACGGCGCCTACGCTGTCGATCGCGCGCAGGAGGCGGCGATCGATCTCGCCATCGACTTTTTCAGACGCCAGATGAAGTGA
- a CDS encoding aldo/keto reductase yields the protein MIERRPFGRTGHSSTAALFGGAALARASQADADRALDLLLRYGVNHIDTAARYGDSELRIGPWMARHRKDFFLATKTGSRTARGARDDLHRSLERLRVDRVDLIQLHSLGHPDDWDQAMGAGGALEALTEARQQGLVRFIGVTGHGWNIAAMHKRSLARFDFDSVLLPYNFLMAQNERYRKEFEELLALCRERNVAVQVIKAVARGPWATADRTHTTWYQPLTEPADVDRAVHWALGVPGVFLNTAGDLTVLPAFLDAASRFSRRPADEEMAAMLDATRMTTLFGIGT from the coding sequence ATGATCGAGCGCCGACCGTTCGGACGCACCGGACATTCGAGCACCGCCGCGCTGTTCGGCGGGGCGGCGCTGGCCAGGGCCAGCCAGGCCGACGCCGACCGCGCCCTGGACCTCCTGCTCCGCTACGGCGTCAACCACATCGACACCGCGGCCCGCTACGGAGACTCCGAGCTGCGCATCGGGCCGTGGATGGCCCGCCACCGCAAGGACTTCTTCCTGGCGACCAAGACGGGAAGCCGGACGGCCCGGGGGGCTCGCGACGATCTCCACCGCTCGCTCGAGCGGCTACGCGTCGACCGGGTCGACCTGATCCAGCTCCACTCGCTGGGCCATCCCGACGACTGGGACCAGGCCATGGGAGCGGGCGGCGCCCTGGAGGCGCTGACCGAGGCCCGCCAGCAGGGACTGGTCCGGTTCATCGGCGTGACGGGGCACGGCTGGAACATCGCGGCCATGCACAAGCGGAGCCTCGCCCGCTTCGACTTCGACTCCGTGCTGCTGCCCTACAACTTCCTGATGGCCCAGAACGAGCGCTACCGAAAGGAGTTCGAGGAGCTGCTGGCGTTGTGCCGGGAGCGCAACGTCGCCGTCCAGGTGATCAAGGCCGTCGCCCGCGGGCCCTGGGCCACCGCCGACCGGACACATACCACCTGGTACCAGCCCCTCACGGAGCCCGCAGACGTCGATCGGGCGGTGCACTGGGCCCTCGGCGTGCCGGGGGTCTTCCTCAACACGGCGGGCGACCTCACCGTGCTGCCGGCCTTCCTCGACGCGGCCAGTCGCTTCTCCCGACGCCCCGCGGACGAGGAGATGGCGGCGATGCTCGACGCCACGCGGATGACGACGCTGTTCGGCATCGGCACCTGA
- a CDS encoding kelch repeat-containing protein, translated as MRLGGLAAASVGIVAVAGAAAGGPPGRWVQAASMPEARTEVAVAALNGRIFVVGGFGGSGALLEYDTAADRWRQRAAPPANLNHAGAVVLGDRLYVVGGYTESWQPVASTLIYDPGADQWRTGPPLPTARGALAVAVLDGRIHAVGGAGPGRRNTAAHEVYDPAADRWTGLAPLPTPRDHHAAAVVDGRLYVVGGRVDGSYARNLAVNEEYDPRTNRWRARAPLPTPRSGIAAVTLADKVFVFGGEAPAGTFDQVEAYEPSTDAWTAWAPMPTARHGLGAAVVGRRIFVISGGPTPGGSSSRANEVLMP; from the coding sequence ATGAGGCTCGGAGGGCTCGCCGCCGCGTCAGTCGGCATCGTAGCCGTGGCCGGGGCCGCTGCCGGCGGACCGCCAGGACGCTGGGTGCAGGCCGCCTCCATGCCGGAGGCGCGCACCGAGGTGGCCGTCGCCGCGCTGAACGGTCGCATCTTCGTGGTGGGCGGCTTCGGCGGCAGCGGCGCGCTGCTGGAGTACGACACCGCGGCCGACCGGTGGCGACAGCGGGCGGCGCCGCCCGCGAATCTCAACCACGCCGGGGCCGTGGTCCTCGGCGACCGGCTGTACGTCGTCGGCGGCTACACCGAGAGCTGGCAGCCGGTGGCCAGCACCCTGATCTACGACCCCGGTGCCGACCAGTGGCGAACGGGCCCGCCCCTGCCGACCGCGCGCGGGGCCCTCGCCGTCGCGGTCCTCGATGGCCGCATCCACGCCGTGGGCGGTGCCGGGCCGGGGCGTCGCAACACCGCCGCCCACGAGGTCTACGACCCGGCCGCCGATCGCTGGACGGGGCTCGCCCCACTGCCCACGCCCAGGGATCACCACGCCGCCGCAGTGGTCGACGGTCGCCTCTACGTCGTGGGCGGCCGCGTCGACGGCAGCTACGCGCGGAACCTGGCCGTGAACGAGGAGTACGACCCCCGCACGAATCGCTGGCGCGCACGAGCCCCGCTGCCGACCCCGCGCAGCGGGATCGCGGCCGTGACGCTGGCCGACAAGGTGTTCGTCTTCGGCGGAGAAGCGCCTGCCGGCACGTTCGATCAGGTCGAGGCCTACGAGCCCTCCACCGACGCCTGGACCGCGTGGGCGCCGATGCCGACGGCGCGGCACGGACTGGGCGCGGCGGTGGTAGGCCGGCGCATCTTCGTCATCTCGGGGGGACCGACACCGGGCGGATCCTCCTCACGCGCCAACGAGGTGTTGATGCCATGA
- a CDS encoding ABC transporter substrate-binding protein — MRNVPARVARLASLSLVVVLFVALLGPGVAGAQQLVVAGAPPIHEVTMPHLGAQSSKLLTRPVYEHLVEVDPVTWDYKRPMLAERWQVSPDAKTWTFFLRRDVPFHGGHGDFTAEDVKFSLELLAGKDSLASTTAFWRKTLDRVEVVDPHTVRLHLKASNPDLLFELSNGRESQMLSKKYVTSVGVDKASSKPVGTGPYEMVEWLKGEHMKFRAVNKHWRVVPQFKELVYKFVPEDATRVAALRTGDADIIELPRSLKKEVQGAGFEARRSLWPGIVVFGLMGGQYSKERPTFNPKVPWLDKRVREAMNLAINRQAIVEHLFLGEAKVNIVPIVPPWVKEFSNPAWKPYPYDPERAKKLLAEAGYPNGFTAEWRAYLLSGVPELVSASEAIQIDLAKVGIKLELKLVEYAAGVRPDARARKLTGIGLLHRTGIPPIPGSQMAIFFSKAGILGGVELPEIEDLFSRLDRSADPAERAKMVRAIGDIIYSGYHAVPLVDLYPLFGVNQKKVGDWKTTGYYGFTHLEYAQKK, encoded by the coding sequence ATGAGGAACGTGCCCGCTCGAGTGGCTCGCCTGGCCTCCCTGTCGCTGGTTGTCGTCCTGTTCGTCGCCCTGCTCGGTCCCGGTGTGGCCGGAGCGCAGCAGCTCGTCGTGGCAGGGGCGCCACCGATCCACGAGGTGACCATGCCCCACCTGGGCGCGCAGTCCTCGAAGCTGCTCACCCGGCCGGTCTACGAGCACCTGGTGGAGGTGGACCCCGTCACCTGGGACTACAAGCGTCCGATGCTGGCCGAGCGCTGGCAGGTCTCTCCGGACGCCAAGACGTGGACCTTCTTCCTGCGCCGCGACGTCCCCTTCCACGGGGGTCACGGCGACTTCACGGCCGAGGACGTGAAGTTCTCGCTCGAGCTGCTCGCCGGCAAGGATTCGCTGGCCAGCACCACCGCCTTCTGGCGGAAGACGCTCGACCGGGTGGAGGTGGTCGATCCCCACACCGTCCGGCTGCACCTCAAAGCCTCCAACCCCGACCTGCTGTTCGAGCTGTCCAACGGCCGCGAGTCGCAGATGCTCTCCAAGAAGTACGTGACCTCGGTCGGGGTGGACAAGGCCAGCTCGAAGCCGGTGGGCACCGGCCCCTACGAGATGGTGGAGTGGCTCAAGGGCGAGCACATGAAGTTCCGGGCCGTCAACAAGCACTGGCGAGTGGTCCCGCAGTTCAAGGAGCTCGTCTACAAGTTCGTGCCCGAGGACGCCACCCGGGTGGCCGCCCTCCGTACCGGCGACGCGGACATCATCGAGCTGCCGCGGAGTCTCAAGAAGGAGGTCCAGGGGGCCGGCTTCGAGGCGCGGCGCTCGCTCTGGCCCGGTATCGTCGTGTTCGGCCTGATGGGCGGGCAGTACTCGAAGGAACGGCCGACCTTCAATCCCAAGGTTCCCTGGCTGGACAAGCGCGTGCGCGAGGCGATGAACCTGGCCATCAATCGCCAGGCGATCGTCGAGCACCTGTTCCTGGGCGAGGCCAAGGTGAACATCGTGCCCATCGTCCCGCCGTGGGTGAAGGAGTTCAGCAATCCGGCCTGGAAGCCGTACCCGTACGACCCGGAGCGGGCCAAGAAACTGCTGGCCGAGGCCGGCTACCCCAACGGCTTCACCGCCGAGTGGCGGGCCTATCTCCTGAGCGGCGTCCCCGAGCTCGTGTCGGCCTCCGAAGCCATTCAGATCGACCTGGCCAAGGTCGGGATCAAGCTCGAGCTCAAGCTGGTCGAGTACGCCGCCGGCGTCCGCCCCGACGCCCGGGCCCGGAAGCTGACCGGCATCGGGCTCCTGCACCGCACGGGCATCCCGCCCATCCCCGGCAGCCAGATGGCGATCTTCTTCTCCAAGGCCGGGATCCTGGGCGGCGTCGAGCTGCCGGAGATCGAGGACCTGTTCTCGCGGCTCGACAGGAGCGCCGATCCCGCGGAGCGCGCGAAGATGGTCCGGGCCATCGGCGACATCATCTACTCGGGCTACCACGCGGTCCCCCTCGTGGACCTCTATCCGCTCTTCGGGGTCAACCAGAAGAAGGTCGGGGACTGGAAGACGACGGGGTACTACGGCTTCACGCACCTTGAATACGCCCAGAAGAAGTAG
- a CDS encoding ABC transporter permease: MQRYLLQRLLQGVLTMFVISLIVFLLARLSGDPLHIMLPEEATAEDYASAAKKWGLDRPLPTQYLAFVGNALRGDLGRSIRLRQPTLELVLERVPATLQLAGAAIAVSLLIAIPVGVLSAIRRGGPLDYIGKAVALTGQSMPSFWLGIVLIWVFAVMLGWLPASGRGGTEHYILPAIALGWYQVAAVMRLVRSAMLDVMDSEYVKLARIKGVAERWVVWKHCLRNAAIPPLTYIGFVVAVLLTGSVVIETVFSWPGIGLLAIDAVRYRDFPLVQTIVLIYAAKFVIINLLVDVLYVYVDPRIRFQR, encoded by the coding sequence ATGCAGCGCTATCTGCTCCAGCGGCTGCTCCAGGGCGTGCTCACGATGTTCGTGATCTCCCTGATCGTGTTCCTGCTCGCTCGGCTGTCGGGAGATCCGCTGCACATCATGCTGCCCGAGGAGGCCACGGCCGAAGACTACGCGAGCGCCGCCAAGAAATGGGGGCTGGACCGGCCCTTGCCGACCCAGTACCTGGCCTTCGTCGGCAACGCGCTGCGCGGGGACCTGGGCCGGTCGATCCGGCTGAGGCAGCCGACCCTGGAACTGGTCCTCGAGCGTGTCCCGGCCACGCTGCAGCTGGCGGGGGCGGCGATCGCGGTGAGTCTGCTCATCGCCATTCCCGTCGGGGTGCTGTCGGCGATCCGGCGCGGTGGCCCCCTGGATTACATCGGCAAGGCGGTGGCGCTGACGGGGCAGTCCATGCCCAGCTTCTGGCTGGGCATCGTCCTGATCTGGGTCTTCGCCGTCATGCTGGGGTGGCTGCCCGCGTCCGGCCGCGGGGGCACCGAGCACTACATCCTGCCGGCCATCGCGCTGGGGTGGTACCAGGTGGCGGCGGTGATGCGGCTCGTCCGCTCGGCCATGCTAGACGTGATGGACAGTGAATACGTGAAGCTGGCCCGCATCAAGGGCGTCGCCGAACGCTGGGTCGTGTGGAAGCACTGCCTGCGGAACGCGGCCATCCCCCCGCTCACGTATATCGGGTTCGTGGTGGCGGTGCTGCTCACGGGCTCGGTGGTCATCGAAACCGTGTTCTCGTGGCCGGGGATCGGCCTGCTGGCCATCGACGCCGTCCGCTACCGCGATTTTCCGCTCGTGCAGACGATCGTCCTCATCTATGCGGCCAAGTTCGTGATCATCAACCTGCTGGTCGACGTGCTCTACGTCTACGTCGATCCCAGAATCCGCTTCCAGCGATAG